From Daucus carota subsp. sativus chromosome 6, DH1 v3.0, whole genome shotgun sequence, the proteins below share one genomic window:
- the LOC108192704 gene encoding uncharacterized protein LOC108192704 isoform X3, with protein sequence MAPFLNSLTSSTNRCSIDVRILSLWQSIKDEVSTGPVGLNMKLLDENGTSIEAYINPRIVGRFHPLLHQSEMYSLFNFSVVLFSHDITHRVSKNSYYILFHEHPEVKALGPNDKAIPKYCFDFVFLKDVRHIKHDNNILIDIVGLIGCVELPSIVINNEGVEEKFVEFGITDGMEIFQVTLWDAICEQFLKFMSGINDELAVIVLQSCKLTVDCGVCSFTNHPATRFDITTETTIVQHLANKMFSLEQSKPVKLYNPYYVADLIDINRREIQCRVVCRMTVKNIDEHEEWYICICSECGLEFEENAGSNKCPHCKVKIVMADKRYRLIAQAFDKSAELYILLGDNAVEKLLGKTVFEIQLDIVNTEFFLEIDLPSCANHNGNPLFHVREILSILKVGGSRNAVEKLIVLSDSDA encoded by the exons ATGGCTCCATTTCTGAATTCTCTCACATCATCAACTAATAGATGCAGCATAGATGTTCGGATCCTCTCTTTATGGCAATCTATCAAAGATGAAGTTTCAACGGGACCAGTGGGGTTAAACATGAAATTGTTAGATGAGAAC GGAACTTCAATTGAAGCTTATATAAACCCTAGGATTGTGGGTAGATTCCATCCTTTACTACACCAAAGTGAGATGTATTCGTTATTCAATTTCTCTGTAGTTCTGTTCAGTCACGACATTACTCATCGTGTGTCAAAGAATTCCTATTATATCCTCTTCCACGAACACCCTGAAGTAAAGGCACTTGGTCCTAATGATAAAGCAATTCCGAAGtattgttttgattttgtttttttaaaagatgttCGACATATCAAGCACGATAACAACATTCTAATTG ATATAGTTGGCCTTATTGGTTGTGTAGAACTTCCCTCTATTGTTATTAATAATGAAGGTGTGGAAGAAAAGTTTGTCGAGTTCGGGATTACTGATGGCAT GGAAATTTTTCAAGTGACTCTTTGGGATGCAATATGTGAACAGTTTCTTAAATTCATGTCTGGGATAAATGATGAATTGGCTGTCATTGTACTTCAAAGTTGCAAACTTACTGTCGACTGTG GTGTTTGCTCATTCACCAATCATCCGGCTACTAGGTTTGATATAACCACTGAAACTACTATTGTGCAACACTTGGCCAATAA GATGTTCTCTCTAGAACAGTCCAAACCTGTGAAGTTATACAATCCATATTATGTCGCCGACTTGATAGATATCAATCGTAGAGAAATCCAG tgcCGAGTTGTTTGTCGGATGACGGTAAAGAACATAGATGAACATGAGGAATggtatatatgtatttgttcTGAATGTGGTTTAGAATTTGAAGAAAATGCGGGATCTAACAAGTGTCCACACTGTAAGGTAAAAATTGTCATGGCTGATAAAAG GTATCGTTTAATTGCTCAAGCTTTTGACAAAAGTGCGGAGTTATATATTTTGCTTGGTGATAATGCAGTAGAGAAACTGCTTGGGAAAACTGTGTTTGAAATTCAACTg GACATTGTTAACACAGAGTTCTTCCTTGAAATTGATCTTCCAAGTTGTGCAAATCATAATGGAAATCCTCTTTTCCACGTTAGAGAAATTCTATCCATCTTGAAG GTTGGCGGCAGCAGAAATGCAGTTGAAAAGTTAATTGTGCTTTCAGATTCTGATGCTTGA
- the LOC108192704 gene encoding uncharacterized protein LOC108192704 isoform X7, translating to MAPFLNSLTSSTNRCSIDVRILSLWQSIKDEVSTGPVGLNMKLLDENGTSIEAYINPRIVGRFHPLLHQSEMYSLFNFSVVLFSHDITHRVSKNSYYILFHEHPEVKALGPNDKAIPKYCFDFVFLKDVRHIKHDNNILIDIVGLIGCVELPSIVINNEGVEEKFVEFGITDGMEIFQVTLWDAICEQFLKFMSGINDELAVIVLQSCKLTVDCGVCSFTNHPATRFDITTETTIVQHLANKMFSLEQSKPVKLYNPYYVADLIDINRREIQCRVVCRMTVKNIDEHEEWYICICSECGLEFEENAGSNKCPHCKVKIVMADKRYRLIAQAFDKSAELYILLGDNAVEKLLGKTVFEIQLLASYYH from the exons ATGGCTCCATTTCTGAATTCTCTCACATCATCAACTAATAGATGCAGCATAGATGTTCGGATCCTCTCTTTATGGCAATCTATCAAAGATGAAGTTTCAACGGGACCAGTGGGGTTAAACATGAAATTGTTAGATGAGAAC GGAACTTCAATTGAAGCTTATATAAACCCTAGGATTGTGGGTAGATTCCATCCTTTACTACACCAAAGTGAGATGTATTCGTTATTCAATTTCTCTGTAGTTCTGTTCAGTCACGACATTACTCATCGTGTGTCAAAGAATTCCTATTATATCCTCTTCCACGAACACCCTGAAGTAAAGGCACTTGGTCCTAATGATAAAGCAATTCCGAAGtattgttttgattttgtttttttaaaagatgttCGACATATCAAGCACGATAACAACATTCTAATTG ATATAGTTGGCCTTATTGGTTGTGTAGAACTTCCCTCTATTGTTATTAATAATGAAGGTGTGGAAGAAAAGTTTGTCGAGTTCGGGATTACTGATGGCAT GGAAATTTTTCAAGTGACTCTTTGGGATGCAATATGTGAACAGTTTCTTAAATTCATGTCTGGGATAAATGATGAATTGGCTGTCATTGTACTTCAAAGTTGCAAACTTACTGTCGACTGTG GTGTTTGCTCATTCACCAATCATCCGGCTACTAGGTTTGATATAACCACTGAAACTACTATTGTGCAACACTTGGCCAATAA GATGTTCTCTCTAGAACAGTCCAAACCTGTGAAGTTATACAATCCATATTATGTCGCCGACTTGATAGATATCAATCGTAGAGAAATCCAG tgcCGAGTTGTTTGTCGGATGACGGTAAAGAACATAGATGAACATGAGGAATggtatatatgtatttgttcTGAATGTGGTTTAGAATTTGAAGAAAATGCGGGATCTAACAAGTGTCCACACTGTAAGGTAAAAATTGTCATGGCTGATAAAAG GTATCGTTTAATTGCTCAAGCTTTTGACAAAAGTGCGGAGTTATATATTTTGCTTGGTGATAATGCAGTAGAGAAACTGCTTGGGAAAACTGTGTTTGAAATTCAACTg CTCGCATCCTATTATCATTGA
- the LOC108192704 gene encoding uncharacterized protein LOC108192704 isoform X6 produces MAPFLNSLTSSTNRCSIDVRILSLWQSIKDEVSTGPVGLNMKLLDENGTSIEAYINPRIVGRFHPLLHQSEMYSLFNFSVVLFSHDITHRVSKNSYYILFHEHPEVKALGPNDKAIPKYCFDFVFLKDVRHIKHDNNILIDIVGLIGCVELPSIVINNEGVEEKFVEFGITDGMEIFQVTLWDAICEQFLKFMSGINDELAVIVLQSCKLTVDCGVCSFTNHPATRFDITTETTIVQHLANKMFSLEQSKPVKLYNPYYVADLIDINRREIQCRVVCRMTVKNIDEHEEWYICICSECGLEFEENAGSNKCPHCKVKIVMADKRYRLIAQAFDKSAELYILLGDNAVEKLLGKTVFEIQLKLASYYH; encoded by the exons ATGGCTCCATTTCTGAATTCTCTCACATCATCAACTAATAGATGCAGCATAGATGTTCGGATCCTCTCTTTATGGCAATCTATCAAAGATGAAGTTTCAACGGGACCAGTGGGGTTAAACATGAAATTGTTAGATGAGAAC GGAACTTCAATTGAAGCTTATATAAACCCTAGGATTGTGGGTAGATTCCATCCTTTACTACACCAAAGTGAGATGTATTCGTTATTCAATTTCTCTGTAGTTCTGTTCAGTCACGACATTACTCATCGTGTGTCAAAGAATTCCTATTATATCCTCTTCCACGAACACCCTGAAGTAAAGGCACTTGGTCCTAATGATAAAGCAATTCCGAAGtattgttttgattttgtttttttaaaagatgttCGACATATCAAGCACGATAACAACATTCTAATTG ATATAGTTGGCCTTATTGGTTGTGTAGAACTTCCCTCTATTGTTATTAATAATGAAGGTGTGGAAGAAAAGTTTGTCGAGTTCGGGATTACTGATGGCAT GGAAATTTTTCAAGTGACTCTTTGGGATGCAATATGTGAACAGTTTCTTAAATTCATGTCTGGGATAAATGATGAATTGGCTGTCATTGTACTTCAAAGTTGCAAACTTACTGTCGACTGTG GTGTTTGCTCATTCACCAATCATCCGGCTACTAGGTTTGATATAACCACTGAAACTACTATTGTGCAACACTTGGCCAATAA GATGTTCTCTCTAGAACAGTCCAAACCTGTGAAGTTATACAATCCATATTATGTCGCCGACTTGATAGATATCAATCGTAGAGAAATCCAG tgcCGAGTTGTTTGTCGGATGACGGTAAAGAACATAGATGAACATGAGGAATggtatatatgtatttgttcTGAATGTGGTTTAGAATTTGAAGAAAATGCGGGATCTAACAAGTGTCCACACTGTAAGGTAAAAATTGTCATGGCTGATAAAAG GTATCGTTTAATTGCTCAAGCTTTTGACAAAAGTGCGGAGTTATATATTTTGCTTGGTGATAATGCAGTAGAGAAACTGCTTGGGAAAACTGTGTTTGAAATTCAACTg AAGCTCGCATCCTATTATCATTGA
- the LOC108192704 gene encoding uncharacterized protein LOC108192704 isoform X1 gives MAPFLNSLTSSTNRCSIDVRILSLWQSIKDEVSTGPVGLNMKLLDENGTSIEAYINPRIVGRFHPLLHQSEMYSLFNFSVVLFSHDITHRVSKNSYYILFHEHPEVKALGPNDKAIPKYCFDFVFLKDVRHIKHDNNILIDIVGLIGCVELPSIVINNEGVEEKFVEFGITDGMEIFQVTLWDAICEQFLKFMSGINDELAVIVLQSCKLTVDCGVCSFTNHPATRFDITTETTIVQHLANKMFSLEQSKPVKLYNPYYVADLIDINRREIQCRVVCRMTVKNIDEHEEWYICICSECGLEFEENAGSNKCPHCKVKIVMADKRYRLIAQAFDKSAELYILLGDNAVEKLLGKTVFEIQLVLNIFLMQFIQQAILPCLFLSWENNIFQHLTLEARILLSLKDIVNTEFFLEIDLPSCANHNGNPLFHVREILSILKVGGSRNAVEKLIVLSDSDA, from the exons ATGGCTCCATTTCTGAATTCTCTCACATCATCAACTAATAGATGCAGCATAGATGTTCGGATCCTCTCTTTATGGCAATCTATCAAAGATGAAGTTTCAACGGGACCAGTGGGGTTAAACATGAAATTGTTAGATGAGAAC GGAACTTCAATTGAAGCTTATATAAACCCTAGGATTGTGGGTAGATTCCATCCTTTACTACACCAAAGTGAGATGTATTCGTTATTCAATTTCTCTGTAGTTCTGTTCAGTCACGACATTACTCATCGTGTGTCAAAGAATTCCTATTATATCCTCTTCCACGAACACCCTGAAGTAAAGGCACTTGGTCCTAATGATAAAGCAATTCCGAAGtattgttttgattttgtttttttaaaagatgttCGACATATCAAGCACGATAACAACATTCTAATTG ATATAGTTGGCCTTATTGGTTGTGTAGAACTTCCCTCTATTGTTATTAATAATGAAGGTGTGGAAGAAAAGTTTGTCGAGTTCGGGATTACTGATGGCAT GGAAATTTTTCAAGTGACTCTTTGGGATGCAATATGTGAACAGTTTCTTAAATTCATGTCTGGGATAAATGATGAATTGGCTGTCATTGTACTTCAAAGTTGCAAACTTACTGTCGACTGTG GTGTTTGCTCATTCACCAATCATCCGGCTACTAGGTTTGATATAACCACTGAAACTACTATTGTGCAACACTTGGCCAATAA GATGTTCTCTCTAGAACAGTCCAAACCTGTGAAGTTATACAATCCATATTATGTCGCCGACTTGATAGATATCAATCGTAGAGAAATCCAG tgcCGAGTTGTTTGTCGGATGACGGTAAAGAACATAGATGAACATGAGGAATggtatatatgtatttgttcTGAATGTGGTTTAGAATTTGAAGAAAATGCGGGATCTAACAAGTGTCCACACTGTAAGGTAAAAATTGTCATGGCTGATAAAAG GTATCGTTTAATTGCTCAAGCTTTTGACAAAAGTGCGGAGTTATATATTTTGCTTGGTGATAATGCAGTAGAGAAACTGCTTGGGAAAACTGTGTTTGAAATTCAACTggtattaaatatttttcttatgcAATTTATACAACAAGCAATATTACCGTGCTTATTTTTGTCATGGGAAAATAATATCTTCCAGCACTTAACTTTAGAAGCTCGCATCCTATTATCATTGAAGGACATTGTTAACACAGAGTTCTTCCTTGAAATTGATCTTCCAAGTTGTGCAAATCATAATGGAAATCCTCTTTTCCACGTTAGAGAAATTCTATCCATCTTGAAG GTTGGCGGCAGCAGAAATGCAGTTGAAAAGTTAATTGTGCTTTCAGATTCTGATGCTTGA
- the LOC108192704 gene encoding uncharacterized protein LOC108192704 isoform X5: MAPFLNSLTSSTNRCSIDVRILSLWQSIKDEVSTGPVGLNMKLLDENGTSIEAYINPRIVGRFHPLLHQNIVGLIGCVELPSIVINNEGVEEKFVEFGITDGMEIFQVTLWDAICEQFLKFMSGINDELAVIVLQSCKLTVDCGVCSFTNHPATRFDITTETTIVQHLANKMFSLEQSKPVKLYNPYYVADLIDINRREIQCRVVCRMTVKNIDEHEEWYICICSECGLEFEENAGSNKCPHCKVKIVMADKRYRLIAQAFDKSAELYILLGDNAVEKLLGKTVFEIQLVLNIFLMQFIQQAILPCLFLSWENNIFQHLTLEARILLSLKDIVNTEFFLEIDLPSCANHNGNPLFHVREILSILKVGGSRNAVEKLIVLSDSDA; this comes from the exons ATGGCTCCATTTCTGAATTCTCTCACATCATCAACTAATAGATGCAGCATAGATGTTCGGATCCTCTCTTTATGGCAATCTATCAAAGATGAAGTTTCAACGGGACCAGTGGGGTTAAACATGAAATTGTTAGATGAGAAC GGAACTTCAATTGAAGCTTATATAAACCCTAGGATTGTGGGTAGATTCCATCCTTTACTACACCAAA ATATAGTTGGCCTTATTGGTTGTGTAGAACTTCCCTCTATTGTTATTAATAATGAAGGTGTGGAAGAAAAGTTTGTCGAGTTCGGGATTACTGATGGCAT GGAAATTTTTCAAGTGACTCTTTGGGATGCAATATGTGAACAGTTTCTTAAATTCATGTCTGGGATAAATGATGAATTGGCTGTCATTGTACTTCAAAGTTGCAAACTTACTGTCGACTGTG GTGTTTGCTCATTCACCAATCATCCGGCTACTAGGTTTGATATAACCACTGAAACTACTATTGTGCAACACTTGGCCAATAA GATGTTCTCTCTAGAACAGTCCAAACCTGTGAAGTTATACAATCCATATTATGTCGCCGACTTGATAGATATCAATCGTAGAGAAATCCAG tgcCGAGTTGTTTGTCGGATGACGGTAAAGAACATAGATGAACATGAGGAATggtatatatgtatttgttcTGAATGTGGTTTAGAATTTGAAGAAAATGCGGGATCTAACAAGTGTCCACACTGTAAGGTAAAAATTGTCATGGCTGATAAAAG GTATCGTTTAATTGCTCAAGCTTTTGACAAAAGTGCGGAGTTATATATTTTGCTTGGTGATAATGCAGTAGAGAAACTGCTTGGGAAAACTGTGTTTGAAATTCAACTggtattaaatatttttcttatgcAATTTATACAACAAGCAATATTACCGTGCTTATTTTTGTCATGGGAAAATAATATCTTCCAGCACTTAACTTTAGAAGCTCGCATCCTATTATCATTGAAGGACATTGTTAACACAGAGTTCTTCCTTGAAATTGATCTTCCAAGTTGTGCAAATCATAATGGAAATCCTCTTTTCCACGTTAGAGAAATTCTATCCATCTTGAAG GTTGGCGGCAGCAGAAATGCAGTTGAAAAGTTAATTGTGCTTTCAGATTCTGATGCTTGA
- the LOC108192704 gene encoding uncharacterized protein LOC108192704 isoform X4, whose product MAPFLNSLTSSTNRCSIDVRILSLWQSIKDEVSTGPVGLNMKLLDENGTSIEAYINPRIVGRFHPLLHQSEMYSLFNFSVVLFSHDITHRVSKNSYYILFHEHPEVKALGPNDKAIPKYCFDFVFLKDVRHIKHDNNILIDIVGLIGCVELPSIVINNEGVEEKFVEFGITDGMEIFQVTLWDAICEQFLKFMSGINDELAVIVLQSCKLTVDCGVCSFTNHPATRFDITTETTIVQHLANKMFSLEQSKPVKLYNPYYVADLIDINRREIQCRVVCRMTVKNIDEHEEWYICICSECGLEFEENAGSNKCPHCKVKIVMADKRYRLIAQAFDKSAELYILLGDNAVEKLLGKTVFEIQLSSSLKLIFQVVQIIMEILFSTLEKFYPS is encoded by the exons ATGGCTCCATTTCTGAATTCTCTCACATCATCAACTAATAGATGCAGCATAGATGTTCGGATCCTCTCTTTATGGCAATCTATCAAAGATGAAGTTTCAACGGGACCAGTGGGGTTAAACATGAAATTGTTAGATGAGAAC GGAACTTCAATTGAAGCTTATATAAACCCTAGGATTGTGGGTAGATTCCATCCTTTACTACACCAAAGTGAGATGTATTCGTTATTCAATTTCTCTGTAGTTCTGTTCAGTCACGACATTACTCATCGTGTGTCAAAGAATTCCTATTATATCCTCTTCCACGAACACCCTGAAGTAAAGGCACTTGGTCCTAATGATAAAGCAATTCCGAAGtattgttttgattttgtttttttaaaagatgttCGACATATCAAGCACGATAACAACATTCTAATTG ATATAGTTGGCCTTATTGGTTGTGTAGAACTTCCCTCTATTGTTATTAATAATGAAGGTGTGGAAGAAAAGTTTGTCGAGTTCGGGATTACTGATGGCAT GGAAATTTTTCAAGTGACTCTTTGGGATGCAATATGTGAACAGTTTCTTAAATTCATGTCTGGGATAAATGATGAATTGGCTGTCATTGTACTTCAAAGTTGCAAACTTACTGTCGACTGTG GTGTTTGCTCATTCACCAATCATCCGGCTACTAGGTTTGATATAACCACTGAAACTACTATTGTGCAACACTTGGCCAATAA GATGTTCTCTCTAGAACAGTCCAAACCTGTGAAGTTATACAATCCATATTATGTCGCCGACTTGATAGATATCAATCGTAGAGAAATCCAG tgcCGAGTTGTTTGTCGGATGACGGTAAAGAACATAGATGAACATGAGGAATggtatatatgtatttgttcTGAATGTGGTTTAGAATTTGAAGAAAATGCGGGATCTAACAAGTGTCCACACTGTAAGGTAAAAATTGTCATGGCTGATAAAAG GTATCGTTTAATTGCTCAAGCTTTTGACAAAAGTGCGGAGTTATATATTTTGCTTGGTGATAATGCAGTAGAGAAACTGCTTGGGAAAACTGTGTTTGAAATTCAACTg AGTTCTTCCTTGAAATTGATCTTCCAAGTTGTGCAAATCATAATGGAAATCCTCTTTTCCACGTTAGAGAAATTCTATCCATCTTGA
- the LOC108192704 gene encoding uncharacterized protein LOC108192704 isoform X2, which yields MAPFLNSLTSSTNRCSIDVRILSLWQSIKDEVSTGPVGLNMKLLDENGTSIEAYINPRIVGRFHPLLHQSEMYSLFNFSVVLFSHDITHRVSKNSYYILFHEHPEVKALGPNDKAIPKYCFDFVFLKDVRHIKHDNNILIDIVGLIGCVELPSIVINNEGVEEKFVEFGITDGMEIFQVTLWDAICEQFLKFMSGINDELAVIVLQSCKLTVDCGVCSFTNHPATRFDITTETTIVQHLANKMFSLEQSKPVKLYNPYYVADLIDINRREIQCRVVCRMTVKNIDEHEEWYICICSECGLEFEENAGSNKCPHCKVKIVMADKRYRLIAQAFDKSAELYILLGDNAVEKLLGKTVFEIQLHLTLEARILLSLKDIVNTEFFLEIDLPSCANHNGNPLFHVREILSILKVGGSRNAVEKLIVLSDSDA from the exons ATGGCTCCATTTCTGAATTCTCTCACATCATCAACTAATAGATGCAGCATAGATGTTCGGATCCTCTCTTTATGGCAATCTATCAAAGATGAAGTTTCAACGGGACCAGTGGGGTTAAACATGAAATTGTTAGATGAGAAC GGAACTTCAATTGAAGCTTATATAAACCCTAGGATTGTGGGTAGATTCCATCCTTTACTACACCAAAGTGAGATGTATTCGTTATTCAATTTCTCTGTAGTTCTGTTCAGTCACGACATTACTCATCGTGTGTCAAAGAATTCCTATTATATCCTCTTCCACGAACACCCTGAAGTAAAGGCACTTGGTCCTAATGATAAAGCAATTCCGAAGtattgttttgattttgtttttttaaaagatgttCGACATATCAAGCACGATAACAACATTCTAATTG ATATAGTTGGCCTTATTGGTTGTGTAGAACTTCCCTCTATTGTTATTAATAATGAAGGTGTGGAAGAAAAGTTTGTCGAGTTCGGGATTACTGATGGCAT GGAAATTTTTCAAGTGACTCTTTGGGATGCAATATGTGAACAGTTTCTTAAATTCATGTCTGGGATAAATGATGAATTGGCTGTCATTGTACTTCAAAGTTGCAAACTTACTGTCGACTGTG GTGTTTGCTCATTCACCAATCATCCGGCTACTAGGTTTGATATAACCACTGAAACTACTATTGTGCAACACTTGGCCAATAA GATGTTCTCTCTAGAACAGTCCAAACCTGTGAAGTTATACAATCCATATTATGTCGCCGACTTGATAGATATCAATCGTAGAGAAATCCAG tgcCGAGTTGTTTGTCGGATGACGGTAAAGAACATAGATGAACATGAGGAATggtatatatgtatttgttcTGAATGTGGTTTAGAATTTGAAGAAAATGCGGGATCTAACAAGTGTCCACACTGTAAGGTAAAAATTGTCATGGCTGATAAAAG GTATCGTTTAATTGCTCAAGCTTTTGACAAAAGTGCGGAGTTATATATTTTGCTTGGTGATAATGCAGTAGAGAAACTGCTTGGGAAAACTGTGTTTGAAATTCAACTg CACTTAACTTTAGAAGCTCGCATCCTATTATCATTGAAGGACATTGTTAACACAGAGTTCTTCCTTGAAATTGATCTTCCAAGTTGTGCAAATCATAATGGAAATCCTCTTTTCCACGTTAGAGAAATTCTATCCATCTTGAAG GTTGGCGGCAGCAGAAATGCAGTTGAAAAGTTAATTGTGCTTTCAGATTCTGATGCTTGA